A genomic window from Rattus norvegicus strain BN/NHsdMcwi chromosome 9, GRCr8, whole genome shotgun sequence includes:
- the Alpg gene encoding intestinal-type alkaline phosphatase 1-like isoform X2 yields the protein MQGAWVLLLLLLGLRLQLSFGVIPVEEENPAFWNQKAKEALDVAKKLKPIRTSAKNLIIFLGDGMGVPTVTATRILKGQLGGHLGPETPLAMDHFPFTALSKTYNVDRQVPDSAGTATAYLCGVKANYKTIGVSAAARFNQCNSTFGNEVFSVMHRAKKAGKSVGVVTTTSVQHASPAGTYAHTVNCDWYSDAHMATAALQEGCKDIAMQLISNMDIDVILGGGRKFMFPKGTPDPEYSGNRAQSGTRLDGQNLVQKWLAKHQGARYVWNRTELIQASQDSAVTHLMGLFEPNDMKYDIYRDPTQDPSLAEMTEVAVHLLSRNPKGFYLFVEGGHIDHGHHESIAYRALTEAVMFDSAVDKANKLTSEKDTMILVTADHSHVFSFGGYVPRGTSIFGLGASFNALDGRPFTSILYGNGPGYKLEKGTRPDVTDKESRKFCVVTPSTGSKQLYLCRQRPTVGRTWPYSRVALRRTWCTECRNRTTSLTSWPSQAAWSPTPTAALRPLLVGAVQ from the exons ATGCAGGGAGCctgggtgctgctgctgctgctgctgggcctCAGGCTACAATTGTCCTTTGGTGTCATTCCAG TGGAGGAAGAGAACCCAGCATTCTGGAACCAGAAGGCAAAGGAGGCCCTAGATGTTGCCAAGAAGCTGAAGCCCATTCGGACATCAGCCAAGAACCTCATTATCTTCTTAGGGGATG GGATGGGGGTGCCCACAGTGACAGCCACCAGGATACTAAAGGGACAACTGGGTGGTCATCTAGGACCTGAGACACCCCTGGCCATGGACCACTTCCCATTCACGGCTCTGTCCAAG ACATACAACGTGGACAGACAGGTCCCAGACAGTGCAGGCACAGCCACCGCCTATCTCTGTGGGGTCAAAGCCAACTACAAGACCATCGGTGTGAGCGCGGCTGCTCGATTCAACCAGTGCAACAGCACATTTGGCAACGAGGTCTTCTCAGTGATGCACCGTGCAAAGAAAGCAG GGAAGTCTGTGGGAGTGGTGACCACCACGTCGGTACAGCATGCCTCTCCAGCCGGCACCTACGCACACACAGTGAACTGTGACTGGTACTCAGATGCACACATGGCCACTGCTGCACTACAGGAGGGCTGCAAGGACATCGCCATGCAGCTCATCTCCAACATGGACATTGAT GTGATCCTTGGTGGGGGCCGCAAGTTCATGTTTCCCAAGGGGACACCAGACCCTGAGTATTCTGGCAACAGAGCTCAGTCTGGAACCAGGCTGGATGGACAGAATCTGGTGCAGAAGTGGCTGGCAAAGCACCAG GGCGCCCGGTATGTTTGGAACCGCACAGAGCTCATCCAGGCCTCCCAGGACTCAGCAGTGACTCACCTCATGG GCCTCTTTGAACCTAACGACATGAAATATGACATCTACCGAGACCCTACTCAGGATCCCTCCCTGGCCGAGATGACAGAGGTGGCAGTACACCTGCTCAGTAGGAACCCCAAAGGCTTCTATCTCTTTGTGGAAG GGGGCCACATCGACCATGGCCACCATGAATCTATAGCCTATCGTGCACTGACTGAGGCTGTCATGTTCGACTCAGCTGTTGACAAGGCAAACAAGCTCACCAGTGAGAAGGACACGATGATCCTTGTCACTGCTGACCACTCTCATGTCTTCTCTTTCGGTGGCTATGTACCTCGAGGGACCTCTATCTTTG gACTGGGGGCCTCCTTCAATGCACTGGATGGCAGACCTTTCACCTCAATCCTATATGGCAACGGTCCTGGCTATAAACTTGAGAAAGGTACCCGGCCAGATGTCACTGACAAAGAGAGTCGTAAGTTCTGTGTA GTGACCCCAAGTACCGGCAGCAAGCAGCTGTACCTCTGTCGTCAGAGACCCACAGTGGGGAGGACGTGGCCATATTCGCGCGTGGCCCTCAGGCGCACCTGGTGCACGGAGTGCAGGAACAGAACTACATCGCTCACGTCATGGCCTTCGCAGGCTGCCTGGAGCCCTACACCGACTGCGGCCTTGCGCCCCCTGCTGGTCGGAGCAGTGCAGTGA
- the Alpg gene encoding alkaline phosphatase, germ cell type-like isoform X1, whose amino-acid sequence MQGAWVLLLLLLGLRLQLSFGVIPVEEENPAFWNQKAKEALDVAKKLKPIRTSAKNLIIFLGDGMGVPTVTATRILKGQLGGHLGPETPLAMDHFPFTALSKTYNVDRQVPDSAGTATAYLCGVKANYKTIGVSAAARFNQCNSTFGNEVFSVMHRAKKAGKSVGVVTTTSVQHASPAGTYAHTVNCDWYSDAHMATAALQEGCKDIAMQLISNMDIDVILGGGRKFMFPKGTPDPEYSGNRAQSGTRLDGQNLVQKWLAKHQGARYVWNRTELIQASQDSAVTHLMGLFEPNDMKYDIYRDPTQDPSLAEMTEVAVHLLSRNPKGFYLFVEGGHIDHGHHESIAYRALTEAVMFDSAVDKANKLTSEKDTMILVTADHSHVFSFGGYVPRGTSIFGLGASFNALDGRPFTSILYGNGPGYKLEKGTRPDVTDKESRDPKYRQQAAVPLSSETHSGEDVAIFARGPQAHLVHGVQEQNYIAHVMAFAGCLEPYTDCGLAPPAGRSSAVSPGYISTLLCLLAGTMLMLLVSAEP is encoded by the exons ATGCAGGGAGCctgggtgctgctgctgctgctgctgggcctCAGGCTACAATTGTCCTTTGGTGTCATTCCAG TGGAGGAAGAGAACCCAGCATTCTGGAACCAGAAGGCAAAGGAGGCCCTAGATGTTGCCAAGAAGCTGAAGCCCATTCGGACATCAGCCAAGAACCTCATTATCTTCTTAGGGGATG GGATGGGGGTGCCCACAGTGACAGCCACCAGGATACTAAAGGGACAACTGGGTGGTCATCTAGGACCTGAGACACCCCTGGCCATGGACCACTTCCCATTCACGGCTCTGTCCAAG ACATACAACGTGGACAGACAGGTCCCAGACAGTGCAGGCACAGCCACCGCCTATCTCTGTGGGGTCAAAGCCAACTACAAGACCATCGGTGTGAGCGCGGCTGCTCGATTCAACCAGTGCAACAGCACATTTGGCAACGAGGTCTTCTCAGTGATGCACCGTGCAAAGAAAGCAG GGAAGTCTGTGGGAGTGGTGACCACCACGTCGGTACAGCATGCCTCTCCAGCCGGCACCTACGCACACACAGTGAACTGTGACTGGTACTCAGATGCACACATGGCCACTGCTGCACTACAGGAGGGCTGCAAGGACATCGCCATGCAGCTCATCTCCAACATGGACATTGAT GTGATCCTTGGTGGGGGCCGCAAGTTCATGTTTCCCAAGGGGACACCAGACCCTGAGTATTCTGGCAACAGAGCTCAGTCTGGAACCAGGCTGGATGGACAGAATCTGGTGCAGAAGTGGCTGGCAAAGCACCAG GGCGCCCGGTATGTTTGGAACCGCACAGAGCTCATCCAGGCCTCCCAGGACTCAGCAGTGACTCACCTCATGG GCCTCTTTGAACCTAACGACATGAAATATGACATCTACCGAGACCCTACTCAGGATCCCTCCCTGGCCGAGATGACAGAGGTGGCAGTACACCTGCTCAGTAGGAACCCCAAAGGCTTCTATCTCTTTGTGGAAG GGGGCCACATCGACCATGGCCACCATGAATCTATAGCCTATCGTGCACTGACTGAGGCTGTCATGTTCGACTCAGCTGTTGACAAGGCAAACAAGCTCACCAGTGAGAAGGACACGATGATCCTTGTCACTGCTGACCACTCTCATGTCTTCTCTTTCGGTGGCTATGTACCTCGAGGGACCTCTATCTTTG gACTGGGGGCCTCCTTCAATGCACTGGATGGCAGACCTTTCACCTCAATCCTATATGGCAACGGTCCTGGCTATAAACTTGAGAAAGGTACCCGGCCAGATGTCACTGACAAAGAGAGTC GTGACCCCAAGTACCGGCAGCAAGCAGCTGTACCTCTGTCGTCAGAGACCCACAGTGGGGAGGACGTGGCCATATTCGCGCGTGGCCCTCAGGCGCACCTGGTGCACGGAGTGCAGGAACAGAACTACATCGCTCACGTCATGGCCTTCGCAGGCTGCCTGGAGCCCTACACCGACTGCGGCCTTGCGCCCCCTGCTGGTCGGAGCAGTGCAGTGAGCCCAGGCTACATCTCGACCTTGTTGTGCCTTTTGGCAGGGACAATGTTGATGCTGTTGGTGTCAGCTGAACCCTGA
- the Alpg gene encoding alkaline phosphatase, germ cell type-like isoform X3 produces MQGAWVLLLLLLGLRLQLSFGVIPVEEENPAFWNQKAKEALDVAKKLKPIRTSAKNLIIFLGDGMGVPTVTATRILKGQLGGHLGPETPLAMDHFPFTALSKTYNVDRQVPDSAGTATAYLCGVKANYKTIGVSAAARFNQCNSTFGNEVFSVMHRAKKAGKSVGVVTTTSVQHASPAGTYAHTVNCDWYSDAHMATAALQEGCKDIAMQLISNMDIDGARYVWNRTELIQASQDSAVTHLMGLFEPNDMKYDIYRDPTQDPSLAEMTEVAVHLLSRNPKGFYLFVEGGHIDHGHHESIAYRALTEAVMFDSAVDKANKLTSEKDTMILVTADHSHVFSFGGYVPRGTSIFGLGASFNALDGRPFTSILYGNGPGYKLEKGTRPDVTDKESRDPKYRQQAAVPLSSETHSGEDVAIFARGPQAHLVHGVQEQNYIAHVMAFAGCLEPYTDCGLAPPAGRSSAVSPGYISTLLCLLAGTMLMLLVSAEP; encoded by the exons ATGCAGGGAGCctgggtgctgctgctgctgctgctgggcctCAGGCTACAATTGTCCTTTGGTGTCATTCCAG TGGAGGAAGAGAACCCAGCATTCTGGAACCAGAAGGCAAAGGAGGCCCTAGATGTTGCCAAGAAGCTGAAGCCCATTCGGACATCAGCCAAGAACCTCATTATCTTCTTAGGGGATG GGATGGGGGTGCCCACAGTGACAGCCACCAGGATACTAAAGGGACAACTGGGTGGTCATCTAGGACCTGAGACACCCCTGGCCATGGACCACTTCCCATTCACGGCTCTGTCCAAG ACATACAACGTGGACAGACAGGTCCCAGACAGTGCAGGCACAGCCACCGCCTATCTCTGTGGGGTCAAAGCCAACTACAAGACCATCGGTGTGAGCGCGGCTGCTCGATTCAACCAGTGCAACAGCACATTTGGCAACGAGGTCTTCTCAGTGATGCACCGTGCAAAGAAAGCAG GGAAGTCTGTGGGAGTGGTGACCACCACGTCGGTACAGCATGCCTCTCCAGCCGGCACCTACGCACACACAGTGAACTGTGACTGGTACTCAGATGCACACATGGCCACTGCTGCACTACAGGAGGGCTGCAAGGACATCGCCATGCAGCTCATCTCCAACATGGACATTGAT GGCGCCCGGTATGTTTGGAACCGCACAGAGCTCATCCAGGCCTCCCAGGACTCAGCAGTGACTCACCTCATGG GCCTCTTTGAACCTAACGACATGAAATATGACATCTACCGAGACCCTACTCAGGATCCCTCCCTGGCCGAGATGACAGAGGTGGCAGTACACCTGCTCAGTAGGAACCCCAAAGGCTTCTATCTCTTTGTGGAAG GGGGCCACATCGACCATGGCCACCATGAATCTATAGCCTATCGTGCACTGACTGAGGCTGTCATGTTCGACTCAGCTGTTGACAAGGCAAACAAGCTCACCAGTGAGAAGGACACGATGATCCTTGTCACTGCTGACCACTCTCATGTCTTCTCTTTCGGTGGCTATGTACCTCGAGGGACCTCTATCTTTG gACTGGGGGCCTCCTTCAATGCACTGGATGGCAGACCTTTCACCTCAATCCTATATGGCAACGGTCCTGGCTATAAACTTGAGAAAGGTACCCGGCCAGATGTCACTGACAAAGAGAGTC GTGACCCCAAGTACCGGCAGCAAGCAGCTGTACCTCTGTCGTCAGAGACCCACAGTGGGGAGGACGTGGCCATATTCGCGCGTGGCCCTCAGGCGCACCTGGTGCACGGAGTGCAGGAACAGAACTACATCGCTCACGTCATGGCCTTCGCAGGCTGCCTGGAGCCCTACACCGACTGCGGCCTTGCGCCCCCTGCTGGTCGGAGCAGTGCAGTGAGCCCAGGCTACATCTCGACCTTGTTGTGCCTTTTGGCAGGGACAATGTTGATGCTGTTGGTGTCAGCTGAACCCTGA
- the Alpp gene encoding alkaline phosphatase, germ cell type — MWGACLLLLGLSLQMSLSLVPVEEENPAFWNRKAAEALEAAKKLQPIQTSANNLIILMGDGMGVSTVTATRILKGQQQGHLGPETPLAMDRFPHMALSKTYNTDKQVPDSAGTGTAFLCGVKTNMKVIGLSAAARFNQCNTTWGNEVVSVMHRAKKAGKSVGVVTTTSVQHASPAGTYAHTVNRNWYSDAHMSTAALQEGCKDIAMQLISNTDIDVILGGGRKFMFPKGTPDQEYPTDPQQAGTRLDGRNLVQEWLAKHQGAQYVWNRTELIQASLNRSVTHLMGLFEPNDMKYNIDRDPTQDPSLAEMTEVAVHMLSRNPKGFYLFVEGGRIDHGHHEAIAYRALTEAVMFDSAVDKADKLTSEKDTMIIVTADHSHVFSFGGYTQREASIFGLAPFKAGDGKSFTSILYGNGPGYKLNNGIRADVTEEESSNPTYQQQAAVPLSSETHSGEDVAIFARGPQAHLVHGVQEQNYIAHVMAFAGCLEPYTDCGLAPPAGRSSAVSPGYISTLLCLLAGTMLMLMVSAEP; from the exons ATGTGGGGAGCCTGCTTGCTGCTGCTGGGCCTCAGCCTACAGATGTCCCTGAGCCTCGTCCCAG TGGAGGAGGAGAACCCAGCATTCTGGAACCGAAAGGCAGCCGAGGCCCTGGAGGCTGCCAAGAAGCTGCAGCCCATTCAGACGTCAGCCAACAACCTCATCATCCTCATGGGGGACG GGATGGGGGTGTCCACAGTAACGGCTACCCGGATACTAAAGGGACAGCAGCAAGGCCATCTGGGACCTGAGACGCCACTAGCCATGGACCGCTTCCCACACATGGCTCTGTCCAAA ACATACAACACAGACAAGCAGGTCCCGGACAGCGCAGGCACAGGCACGGCCTTTCTCTGCGGGGTCAAAACCAATATGAAGGTCATTGGCTTGAGTGCAGCTGCACGCTTTAATCAGTGCAACACAACGTGGGGTAATGAGGTCGTCTCGGTAATGCACCGTGCTAAGAAAGCAG GGAAGTCTGTGGGAGTGGTGACCACCACATCGGTGCAGCATGCCTCTCCAGCCGGCACCTACGCACACACTGTGAACCGTAACTGGTACTCCGATGCACACATGTCCACTGCTGCACTACAGGAGGGCTGCAAGGACATCGCCATGCAGCTCATCTCCAACACCGACATTGAT GTGATCCTCGGTGGTGGCCGCAAGTTCATGTTTCCTAAGGGAACACCAGACCAGGAATATCCGACTGACCCTCAGCAAGCTGGAACCAGGCTGGATGGACGCAATCTAGTTCAGGAGTGGCTGGCAAAACACCAG GGTGCCCAGTATGTTTGGAACCGCACAGAGCTCATCCAGGCCTCCCTGAACAGATCTGTGACACACCTCATGG GCCTCTTTGAACCTAATGACATGAAATACAACATCGACCGAGACCCTACTCAGGATCCCTCCCTGGCCGAGATGACAGAGGTGGCCGTGCACATGCTCAGCAGGAACCCCAAAGGCTTCTATCTCTTTGTGGAAG GGGGCCGCATCGACCATGGTCACCATGAAGCTATAGCCTATCGTGCACTGACTGAGGCTGTCATGTTCGACTCAGCTGTTGACAAGGCAGATAAGCTCACCAGTGAGAAGGACACGATGATCATTGTCACCGCCGACCACTCTCATGTTTTCTCTTTTGGTggttacacacagagagaggcctCCATTTTTG GGCTGGCTCCCTTCAAGGCTGGGGATGGCAAATCCTTTACCTCGATTCTATACGGCAATGGTCCTGGCTACAAGCTCAATAATGGCATCCGGGCTGATGTCACCGAGGAAGAGAGCA GCAACCCCACGTACCAGCAGCAGGCGGCTGTACCCCTGTCGTCAGAGACCCACAGTGGGGAGGACGTGGCCATATTTGCGCGTGGCCCTCAGGCGCACCTGGTGCACGGAGTGCAGGAACAGAACTACATCGCTCACGTCATGGCCTTCGCAGGCTGCCTGGAGCCCTACACCGACTGCGGCCTTGCGCCCCCTGCTGGTCGGAGCAGTGCAGTGAGTCCAGGCTACATCTCCACCTTGCTGTGCCTGTTGGCAGGGACAATGTTGATGCTGATGGTGTCAGCTGAACCCTGA